The Lonchura striata isolate bLonStr1 chromosome Z, bLonStr1.mat, whole genome shotgun sequence genome window below encodes:
- the LOC110471011 gene encoding fructose-1,6-bisphosphatase 1, with protein MTDRSTFDTNVITMTRFVMEEGRRAKGSGEFTQLLNSLCTAIKAISTAVRKAGIANLYGIAGSTNVTGDQVKKLDILSNDLVINMLKSSFSTCVIVSEENKDAVIVETEKQGKYIVCIDPLDGSSNIDCLVSIGTIFAIYKKVSPNEPCGKDALQPGRNLVAAGYALYGSATMLVLATSAGGVNCFMLDPAIGEFILVERDVKIKKKGNIYSLNEGYAKYFDPAITEYLKKKKFPEDGSSPYGGRYVGSMVADVHRTLVYGGIFLYPANTKSPKGKLRLLYECNPMAFVIEKAGGIATTGHQAVLDIVPEDIHQRVPVVLGSPDDVKEYLEIVKKHSAK; from the exons ATGACGGACCGCTCCACCTTCGACACCAATGTCATCACCATGACCCGCTTCGTGATGGAGGAAGGCAGGCGGGCGAAGGGCAGCGGGGAGTTCACGCAGCTCCTCAACTCCCTCTGCACGGCCATCAAAGCCATCTCCACCGCCGTCCGCAAAGCGGGCATCGCCAACCT CTATGGAATTGCTGGGTCTACCAATGTGACTGGAGATCAAGTAAAAAAGCTGGATATTCTTTCCAATGACCTGGTGATTAACATGCTCAAGTCATCCTTCAGTACATGTGTTATTGTgtctgaagaaaacaaagatgCTGTGATAGTGGAAACTGAAAAACAG gGTAAATACATAGTCTGCATAGACCCTCTAGATGGTTCATCCAATATTGACTGTCTTGTTTCCATTGGGACCATCTTTGCAATttataaaaag GTGTCCCCTAATGAACCTTGTGGGAAAGATGCTTTACAGCCTGGACGTAATCTTGTGGCAGCTGGTTATGCACTCTATGGGAGTGCCACCATGCTGGTACTGGCAACTTCTGCTGGAGGTGTCAACTGTTTCATGCTGGATCCG GCAATTGGAGAATTCATTTTGGTGGAAAGAGATGTGAAAATCAAAAAGAAGGGTAACATCTACAGTCTCAATGAAGGCTATGCTAAATATTTTGATCCTGCCATCACAGAATATctcaaaaagaagaaattccCTGAG GATGGCAGTTCACCGTATGGTGGGAGGTACGTAGGATCTATGGTGGCAGACGTGCATCGCACACTGGTGTATGGAGGAATCTTTCTGTATCCTGCTAACACCAAAAGTCCCAAAGGAAAG CTGAGACTTCTCTACGAATGCAATCCTATGGCTTTTGTTATTGAGAAGGCTGGGGGCATAGCTACAACTGGTCATCAAGCTGTACTAGATATAGTGCCTGAGGATATCCACCAAAGAGTGCCTGTTGTCTTGGGGTCTCCTGATGATGTGAAGGAGTACCTTGAGATAGTCAAGAAACATTCAGCTAAGTAA